A single genomic interval of Spirosoma linguale DSM 74 harbors:
- a CDS encoding O-acetylhomoserine/O-acetylserine sulfhydrylase (KEGG: afw:Anae109_0967 O-acetylhomoserine/O- acetylserine sulfhydrylase~TIGRFAM: O-acetylhomoserine/O-acetylserine sulfhydrylase~PFAM: Cys/Met metabolism pyridoxal-phosphate- dependent protein; DegT/DnrJ/EryC1/StrS aminotransferase): MSELHFDTLQLHAGQEVDPTTNARAVPIYQTTSFVFNDSAHGADLFALKAFGNIYTRIMNPTSDVFEKRVAALEGGVAALAVASGQAAQFIALSNILSAGDNFVTTSFLYGGTYNQFKVSFKRLGIEARFADGDKPESFAKLIDENTKAIYLETIGNPGFNIPDFDAFAALAKEYDLPLIVDNTFGAGGYLFRPLEHGAAVVVESATKWIGGHGTSIGGVIVDGGTYNWGNGKFPQFSEPSEGYHGMVFSDVFGVGGPFGNIQFIIRARVEGLRDWGPAISPFNSFLLLQGLETLSLRVDRTVQNALALAQWLEQHEQVEAVNYPGLESSPYHELAKKYLKRGFGGVFSFKVKGGNEAANEFVNSLKLVSHLANVGDSKTLIIHPAATTHQQLSEQEQASAGVEVGVLRVSAGIEHIDDIKADFEQAFARIAEPVIG; this comes from the coding sequence ATGTCAGAACTTCACTTTGATACCCTCCAGCTGCACGCTGGTCAGGAGGTCGACCCTACTACCAATGCACGGGCCGTACCCATTTATCAAACAACATCATTTGTATTCAATGATTCGGCTCACGGGGCCGATCTGTTTGCGCTGAAAGCGTTTGGGAACATCTATACCCGCATCATGAACCCAACGTCCGATGTGTTCGAAAAGCGCGTTGCGGCTCTCGAAGGTGGTGTGGCAGCGCTGGCGGTGGCTTCCGGACAGGCGGCCCAGTTCATCGCGCTGAGCAATATCCTGAGCGCGGGCGATAATTTTGTGACGACGTCGTTCCTCTACGGTGGCACCTACAACCAGTTTAAAGTGTCGTTCAAGCGGCTGGGTATCGAAGCCCGCTTTGCCGACGGCGACAAGCCCGAGTCGTTTGCCAAACTGATCGACGAAAATACCAAAGCGATCTACCTCGAAACGATTGGCAATCCAGGGTTCAATATTCCCGATTTTGATGCCTTTGCCGCACTGGCAAAGGAGTACGATCTACCCCTGATCGTCGATAATACATTTGGTGCCGGTGGCTACCTCTTCCGCCCGCTCGAACACGGTGCTGCCGTGGTCGTGGAGTCGGCTACGAAGTGGATTGGCGGACATGGTACGAGCATCGGCGGGGTTATTGTCGATGGAGGTACGTACAACTGGGGAAATGGTAAGTTTCCGCAATTCAGCGAACCATCGGAAGGGTATCACGGCATGGTATTTAGCGATGTGTTCGGGGTGGGTGGTCCCTTCGGCAACATCCAGTTCATTATTCGTGCCCGCGTAGAAGGCCTGCGCGATTGGGGCCCGGCCATCAGTCCGTTCAACTCATTCCTGCTGCTGCAGGGGCTGGAAACGCTCTCGTTGCGCGTGGATCGTACGGTGCAGAACGCCCTGGCGCTGGCCCAATGGCTGGAGCAGCACGAACAGGTGGAAGCCGTAAACTATCCGGGTCTGGAGAGCAGCCCGTACCATGAACTGGCCAAGAAATACCTTAAACGCGGGTTCGGGGGCGTATTCTCCTTTAAAGTGAAAGGGGGTAATGAAGCCGCCAATGAGTTTGTCAACAGCCTGAAACTGGTGAGTCACCTTGCCAACGTTGGCGACTCCAAAACGTTGATTATTCACCCGGCGGCTACTACACACCAGCAATTAAGCGAACAGGAGCAGGCTAGTGCGGGTGTTGAAGTAGGGGTGCTGCGGGTTTCGGCCGGTATCGAACACATTGATGATATTAAAGCTGACTTCGAGCAGGCCTTCGCCAGGATTGCCGAACCAGTAATAGGATAG
- a CDS encoding polysaccharide deacetylase (KEGG: eba:ebA4258 polysaccharide deacetylase): MAERFDALGTPVTLFTTANYALHEPALIRQLASKHEIASHGYFHTTFEPADLLKSRLALEELLNRPVTGFRRARMGFVDPNDVQQAGYQYNSSLHPTWLPGRYNHWGEPRHPFQEAGVWQIPASVTPTLRLPLFWLSLKNFPFAYYKQLCRQTLRTDGFLNLYVHPWEFTDLAGYEKIPGYVRRHSRDELLDRVENLLRYLKQYGDFGTMGDFVQRLQ; this comes from the coding sequence TTGGCTGAGCGGTTCGATGCCCTCGGTACACCTGTCACCCTATTTACAACCGCCAATTACGCGCTTCACGAACCAGCGCTGATCAGGCAACTTGCCAGTAAACACGAAATAGCCTCTCATGGCTATTTTCATACAACCTTCGAGCCAGCCGACCTGCTAAAGTCCCGGCTGGCGCTCGAAGAATTACTCAACCGGCCGGTAACCGGGTTCCGGCGTGCACGAATGGGGTTTGTGGATCCTAACGATGTGCAGCAGGCTGGTTACCAGTACAACTCATCATTACATCCAACCTGGTTGCCCGGTCGGTATAATCACTGGGGTGAGCCGCGCCATCCATTTCAGGAAGCGGGCGTCTGGCAAATTCCGGCATCGGTTACCCCAACACTGCGGCTGCCTCTGTTTTGGCTGAGCCTGAAAAACTTTCCGTTCGCCTATTATAAGCAGTTATGCCGCCAAACCCTGCGGACAGACGGTTTTCTGAACCTCTATGTGCATCCCTGGGAGTTTACGGATTTAGCTGGTTATGAAAAAATTCCGGGTTATGTCCGCCGACACTCACGGGATGAACTCCTCGACCGGGTCGAAAATCTGCTGCGCTATTTAAAACAATACGGCGATTTCGGGACAATGGGAGACTTTGTGCAACGTCTTCAGTAA
- a CDS encoding glycosyl transferase family 2 (PFAM: glycosyl transferase family 2~KEGG: geo:Geob_0317 glycosyl transferase family 2): MISLVVPAFNEEENLSVLVHRLMAVMSQYECYEILIVDDGSSDQTRHVLRQLSQAYPAVRFISFSRNFGHQMALRAGYDNARGEAVICLDADLQHPPELIPTLIEKWREGYEVVYTVRQADPKLSWFKRTTSKYFYQLLRNVSNLKIEDGAADFRLLDRKVVDTLKQFKENDLFLRGAISWVGFRQCRILYEPAARYAGRSKYSFRKMLQLAAMGITSFSTRPLYLSVLLGFTMFLMAGLFGAETLYEHFFTDATVSGWTTLVLLMVLIGGVQFIMIGIIGVYLGKTFVEVKGRPAYIIGDTSEIEESVTTWQAPAKEQEQLQEIYYSPLT; the protein is encoded by the coding sequence ATGATTAGTCTGGTCGTGCCAGCGTTCAACGAAGAAGAGAATTTATCTGTGCTGGTACATCGGTTGATGGCCGTTATGAGTCAATACGAATGCTACGAAATTCTGATTGTAGATGACGGTAGCTCTGACCAGACCCGTCATGTACTTCGGCAATTAAGCCAGGCCTATCCGGCGGTACGGTTTATTTCCTTCTCGCGAAATTTCGGCCACCAAATGGCCTTGCGTGCCGGTTATGACAATGCCCGTGGGGAAGCCGTTATTTGCCTGGATGCCGACCTTCAGCACCCGCCTGAACTGATTCCGACATTGATCGAGAAGTGGCGTGAAGGCTATGAAGTTGTTTACACCGTTCGCCAGGCAGATCCTAAACTCTCGTGGTTCAAGCGGACAACCTCGAAATATTTCTATCAGCTGCTGCGTAATGTCTCCAACCTGAAAATTGAGGATGGTGCAGCCGATTTCCGGCTTCTTGACCGGAAAGTGGTTGATACCCTTAAGCAGTTTAAAGAAAACGACCTGTTTTTACGCGGAGCTATTTCGTGGGTGGGCTTCCGGCAATGCCGTATCCTCTATGAACCGGCAGCTCGTTATGCCGGTCGGTCGAAGTATTCATTCCGGAAAATGCTTCAGCTGGCCGCTATGGGCATTACCTCCTTCTCGACGCGTCCGCTTTACTTATCCGTTCTGCTTGGGTTCACGATGTTCCTGATGGCCGGTCTGTTTGGCGCAGAAACGCTGTATGAGCACTTCTTTACAGATGCTACGGTTTCCGGCTGGACAACGCTGGTGTTGCTGATGGTACTGATCGGGGGTGTACAGTTCATCATGATTGGGATCATCGGCGTATATTTGGGGAAAACGTTCGTGGAGGTAAAAGGCCGCCCCGCCTACATTATTGGCGATACGAGCGAGATTGAGGAAAGCGTAACGACATGGCAAGCCCCGGCAAAAGAACAGGAACAACTTCAGGAAATATATTATTCACCGTTGACGTAG
- a CDS encoding hypothetical protein (KEGG: lhk:LHK_01290 DUF2029 domain containing protein), protein MMSFFRKPLFSDYRFIVGIYGILALFVSIRTLINMDSNNYQIFYYSLHHLIDGKDLYLLYPAEYSDHYHYAPTFAALFAPIFALPFSVGLFLWHLLFTAVWVYAVYRMPLTHNQKVVAYWFSVQELFTSLVNSQTNPLIAALSLFAFISFEKRQPFWAAFFIIVGFNIKIYSLVAAALFLLYPQKLRFLAYLLLWGVVLGLLPLLFTSPDQLVWQYENWVRQLLLKSDYDKWANTSIHKLVHLTISPDISTSTIIGAGVVLFCTVYRRIQVFSERWFKMLLLASVLIFQVIFNPVAESPTYIIAVTGVMIWWFYCPKTWLDRALLISCLVLTVLSPSDIFPRFLRQLLVTPYALKALPCVLIWFRLLYLMHTIKSVPASPAMELVDNPS, encoded by the coding sequence ATGATGTCATTTTTTAGAAAACCACTGTTCAGTGATTACCGATTCATCGTTGGCATTTATGGGATACTCGCCCTGTTTGTAAGCATCCGGACGCTTATAAACATGGATTCAAATAATTATCAGATTTTTTATTATTCATTACATCATCTCATTGACGGAAAGGATCTATACCTGCTCTATCCTGCCGAATACAGCGACCACTACCATTACGCACCCACGTTTGCGGCTTTATTTGCGCCCATTTTTGCCCTGCCTTTTTCAGTGGGCCTGTTTTTATGGCATCTTCTGTTCACTGCCGTTTGGGTTTACGCCGTTTATCGGATGCCCCTCACGCACAATCAGAAGGTAGTTGCGTACTGGTTTAGTGTGCAGGAACTGTTTACTTCCCTGGTTAACAGCCAAACGAACCCACTCATTGCGGCTCTTTCCCTGTTTGCTTTCATCAGTTTTGAAAAACGCCAGCCATTCTGGGCGGCTTTTTTTATCATCGTTGGCTTCAATATCAAGATATATAGCCTGGTAGCGGCCGCTTTGTTCCTGTTATATCCGCAGAAGCTCCGGTTTCTGGCATATCTGCTGCTGTGGGGAGTCGTGCTGGGTTTGCTACCCCTCCTGTTCACCTCGCCCGATCAGCTGGTTTGGCAGTATGAGAATTGGGTTAGACAACTGCTGTTAAAGTCTGACTACGACAAATGGGCCAATACGTCTATTCATAAGCTGGTCCATTTAACTATCTCGCCCGATATCAGCACAAGCACAATCATTGGCGCAGGGGTTGTGCTGTTTTGTACTGTTTACCGGCGGATTCAGGTGTTTAGCGAACGCTGGTTCAAAATGCTGTTGCTGGCCTCTGTCCTGATTTTTCAGGTCATCTTCAATCCCGTTGCCGAATCGCCTACGTACATAATTGCCGTAACGGGTGTCATGATCTGGTGGTTCTACTGCCCGAAAACGTGGCTGGATCGGGCACTGTTGATAAGTTGTCTGGTACTCACTGTCTTATCGCCGAGCGATATTTTTCCACGTTTTCTGCGTCAGTTACTGGTAACACCTTACGCACTCAAAGCCTTGCCCTGCGTACTAATCTGGTTTCGGCTGCTTTATCTGATGCACACCATAAAATCGGTTCCGGCGTCACCAGCCATGGAACTCGTTGACAATCCCTCCTGA
- a CDS encoding protein of unknown function DUF721 (PFAM: protein of unknown function DUF721~KEGG: geo:Geob_1482 protein of unknown function DUF721) produces the protein MNQTYRYNRENATRVAGVTSLKDAIGQLLKAYQLQTRFNETYLEAFWGRMMGPTIASRTNRLYVRDRKLYIEIASAPLRNELVNAKQKLIQLVNKDMGTDVIDDVVFI, from the coding sequence ATGAACCAAACGTATCGCTACAACCGTGAAAATGCCACCCGAGTGGCCGGAGTAACGTCTTTAAAAGATGCTATCGGGCAGTTGTTGAAAGCTTACCAACTACAGACCCGCTTCAACGAAACCTATCTTGAAGCGTTCTGGGGTCGAATGATGGGGCCAACCATTGCATCCCGCACGAATCGGCTCTACGTCCGCGACCGCAAACTCTACATTGAAATCGCGTCGGCCCCGTTGCGTAACGAACTCGTCAATGCCAAGCAGAAACTTATTCAGCTGGTCAACAAGGACATGGGTACAGACGTCATTGACGATGTGGTCTTCATCTAG
- a CDS encoding Methyltransferase type 12 (PFAM: Methyltransferase type 12; Methyltransferase type 11~KEGG: met:M446_3035 methyltransferase type 12), producing MASTWLDFWQRENEFDESMSTNFNYFLERVEMHIPLSKNHRVLDIGSGPGNLEDAWHDRVAEMHGLDISKRYNEIARARHAGSPTVCFHDLDPDDYLNFGPVANRQFDVIIVMSVVQYYRNLSEVEQLLQAIKRVAAPDARALICDLMVGESFLSDVWGILKRSLLQGKLVATLKLLVRLRFSHYHTVRKENGFLIIPESEWLAMCERVGLKARFIDEPLTLQQERRNLLINF from the coding sequence ATGGCCTCCACCTGGCTCGATTTCTGGCAACGTGAAAATGAATTCGACGAGTCTATGTCGACGAATTTCAATTATTTTCTGGAGCGCGTCGAAATGCACATTCCTTTATCAAAAAACCATCGGGTATTAGACATTGGCTCCGGGCCAGGTAATCTGGAAGATGCCTGGCACGACCGCGTAGCTGAAATGCATGGTCTGGATATATCCAAACGGTATAATGAAATTGCCCGCGCCCGGCACGCCGGTTCGCCTACTGTGTGCTTCCATGATCTTGACCCCGACGATTATCTGAATTTCGGCCCGGTAGCCAATAGACAATTTGATGTGATCATTGTGATGAGCGTAGTGCAGTACTACCGGAATCTCAGCGAAGTAGAACAGCTTTTGCAGGCGATCAAACGCGTGGCTGCCCCGGATGCCCGTGCTCTTATATGCGATTTGATGGTGGGAGAGAGCTTTCTGAGCGACGTTTGGGGCATTCTAAAACGGTCGCTTTTGCAAGGTAAATTAGTTGCTACCCTGAAATTGCTGGTTCGCCTTCGCTTCTCGCACTATCATACGGTTCGCAAGGAAAACGGGTTTTTGATAATACCCGAATCTGAATGGCTGGCCATGTGTGAGCGGGTGGGGCTGAAAGCGCGGTTTATCGACGAACCGCTTACCCTCCAACAGGAGCGTCGGAATTTACTGATTAACTTCTAA